A region of Anopheles merus strain MAF chromosome 2R, AmerM5.1, whole genome shotgun sequence DNA encodes the following proteins:
- the LOC121587902 gene encoding uncharacterized protein LOC121587902, with translation MTSKLEVNIEEDFSRKIQVCPYRVSSQSSVVDDAEEFAALEDPDRRLESVETGDEKPPTISERYRLQSNTFGATSFRRVEKLLDAVGQTPSESVEFDFNRCGYTNLHVQIVLDGLLQGRPECLTRLDLSRNRLLNVSLARCLGNVLMELQSIVHLSLSFNTLDDDCIEVLGDALSNSGIRLLEAAHCQITDRGGSLLFSALIYSDCLQMLDLSWNHLDTASGQAIGRFLSTQKTLKELLLAGNHLYQELECTVPLLLGMIGNETLELLDLSWNGLRGEELGRALSKAVQQSKLKCLKLECNMLSEVELSFVVKLAKKSETLMELWLGSNVFEDTVLVELVRTFMRHPTLLVLSLGPFQFIPQTVAKLCRICKRKYPAKQIIYQGVLRAKPARPVDVQEMLLERSRFLAQKPKKAKLKRDLGHLMLQFGDAETTLLTREEFVLALKRFRVKLDRALLEALMDAFEAPKKLVDTGAMALKYLTKHPTERPIVKSAKRKGQK, from the exons atgacgTCAAAATTAGAAGTGAACATTGAAGAGGATTTTTCTCGAAAAATTCAAGTCTGTCCATACCGCGTCAGCTCTCAGTCGTCCGTGGTAGATGATGCGGAAGAGTTTGCAGCATTAGAAGATCCCGATCGTAGGCTAGAAAGCGTTGAAACAGGTGACGAAAAGCCACCGACCATCTCAGAACGGTATCGTTTGCAATCAAACACTTTTGGGGCGACGTCTTTTCGGCGTGTCGAAAAACTGCTGGATGCTGTGGGACAAACTCCGTCGGAAAGCGTGGAATTTGATTTCAAC CGTTGCGGTTACACTAACCTACACGTACAAATCGTACTGGATGGTTTACTTCAAGGACGTCCAGAATGTCTAACACGACTCGATTTAAGTCGCAATCGGTTGCTGAACGTGTCGCTGGCCCGATGCCTGGGAAATGTGCTGATGGAGCTGCAAAGCATCGTCCATCTTTCGCTTTCCTTCAACACGCTAGACGACGATTGTATTGAGGTGTTGGGTGATGCGTTATCAAATTCGGGCATTCGTCTGCTGGAAGCCGCTCACTGCCAAATAACCGACCGGGGAGGTTCACTGCTGTTCAGCGCACTGATCTACAGCGACTGTTTGCAGATGCTGGATCTTAGCTGGAACCATCTAGACACGGCCAGCGGACAGGCTATCGGGCGATTTCTTTCCACGCAAAAGACACTGAAAGAACTGCTACTGGCCGGTAATCACTTGTACCAGGAGTTAGAATGTACCGTGCCCCTTCTGCTGGGTATGATCGGGAACGAAACGCTGGAACTGCTTGATCTCAGCTGGAACGGGTTGAGAGGGGAAGAGCTGGGTCGAGCTCTTTCAAAAGCTGTACAACAGTCCAAGCTGAAGTGCCTCAAACTAGAATGTAACATGCTGTCGGAGGTGGAGTTGTCCTTCGTAGTGAAGCTGGCGAAGAAGAGTGAAACGCTCATGGAGCTTTGGCTCGGTAGCAATGTGTTCGAGGACACCGTACTAGTCGAGCTGGTGCGTACCTTCATGCGCCATCCTACGCTGCTGGTACTTTCGCTGGGTCCGTTTCAGTTCATCCCCCAAACGGTGGCCAAACTGTGCCGAATTTGCAAGCGAAAGTATCCCGCCAAACAGATCATCTACCAGGGTGTGCTGAGAGCGAAACCGGCCCGCCCGGTGGACGTGCAAGAGATGCTCCTGGAACGGAGCCGTTTCTTGGCGCAGAAGCCAAAGAAGGCAAAGCTGAAGCGTGATCTGGGGCATCTGATGCTTCAGTTTGGTGATGCCGAAACCACGCTGCTAACGCGCGAAGAGTTTGTGCTCGCGTTGAAACGGTTTCGGGTGAAGCTCGATCGTGCACTGCTCGAGGCGCTGATGGATGCGTTTGAAGCTCCGAAGAAGTTGGTAGACACGGGTGCGATGGCGTTGAAGTACCTCACCAAACATCCGACGGAGCGGCCGATTGTAAAGTCCGCCAAACGGAAGGGCCAGAAATAA